One window of Thalassovita mediterranea genomic DNA carries:
- a CDS encoding HAD-IA family hydrolase, translating to MTQLKLAIWDMDGTIVDSREVIQAAMCRAFGVCGLPEPAYEETRKIVGLGLEEACRILAPDYHDHSGLSTAYKEAFVARRTEENFVEPLYDGAEDTLKRLAEDGWLIAMATGKSHRGIRAIFEMHPLEQYFDTIWCADDGPGKPHPFMVEQCMNALGCEPHQSLIIGDAIHDIAMGRNAGIHTMGVSWGFGRADELHAAGAHEVHDTFTSLNAGLFDFEQKISSI from the coding sequence ATGACCCAACTCAAACTCGCCATCTGGGATATGGACGGCACCATCGTTGACAGCCGGGAAGTCATCCAGGCGGCGATGTGCCGGGCATTTGGCGTCTGCGGCCTGCCAGAGCCAGCCTATGAAGAGACCCGGAAGATTGTCGGCCTTGGTCTTGAGGAGGCCTGCCGTATCCTTGCGCCGGACTATCACGACCATTCGGGCCTCAGCACGGCTTACAAGGAAGCGTTCGTCGCGCGCCGGACTGAAGAGAACTTCGTCGAGCCGCTTTATGACGGTGCCGAAGACACGCTGAAACGCCTTGCAGAGGATGGCTGGCTGATCGCTATGGCGACGGGCAAGTCCCATCGCGGCATTCGCGCCATCTTTGAGATGCATCCGCTGGAGCAGTATTTCGACACCATCTGGTGCGCTGATGATGGCCCGGGCAAGCCGCACCCTTTCATGGTCGAGCAATGCATGAACGCGCTCGGCTGTGAGCCTCACCAGTCGCTGATCATTGGTGACGCGATCCATGACATCGCCATGGGCCGCAATGCTGGCATCCATACAATGGGCGTCAGCTGGGGCTTTGGACGTGCCGATGAACTTCATGCAGCTGGGGCGCATGAGGTGCACGACACATTCACCAGCCTGAATGCTGGCCTGTTCGACTTTGAGCAAAAAATATCAAGTATTTAG
- a CDS encoding PQQ-dependent sugar dehydrogenase: MVSSISRTLLAACAVPALTLGAAAQNSGEAMTVTGTEGTVLTAEALETFDGAWAMTFLPDGHALVTEQDGDLWLLGTDGAKLGEIANVPAVTMRGQGGLGDIIIHPDFAENGTVFLSYVERDPQDDTLSGAVVDKATLKLTEDGGSLTGITRIWEQSQKVPGNGHYGHRLAIAPDGNLIITSSERQKFSPAQNMDMNLGKVIRVTTDGAPLEDNPFYGNGGVADTIWSLGHRNMLGVAFDADGQLWVHEMGPAGGDELNLILKGENYGYPIVSNGEHYNGKQFFGNHEDFPIYENPAVSWTPVISPAGLIIYDGDTFADWQGDAFIGGLSSKALVRVEFEQTPLDNQGAGGTSSTMETTANEAERYEWDKRIREVEQGPDGAIYVLEDDPGGRLIRLTPGAAD, translated from the coding sequence ATGGTTTCCTCCATCTCCAGAACACTTCTTGCCGCATGCGCGGTCCCTGCCCTCACCCTCGGCGCTGCGGCGCAAAACTCCGGCGAAGCGATGACCGTCACCGGCACCGAAGGCACAGTCCTGACAGCCGAAGCGCTTGAGACGTTTGACGGCGCCTGGGCGATGACCTTCCTGCCGGATGGCCACGCGCTCGTCACTGAGCAGGACGGCGACCTCTGGCTGCTTGGCACGGATGGCGCGAAGCTGGGCGAGATCGCCAATGTCCCGGCGGTCACCATGCGCGGCCAGGGCGGCCTCGGTGACATCATCATTCATCCGGATTTCGCAGAGAATGGCACGGTCTTCCTGTCCTATGTCGAACGAGACCCGCAGGACGACACGCTTTCAGGCGCCGTCGTGGACAAGGCGACGCTGAAGCTGACCGAAGACGGCGGCAGCCTGACGGGTATCACCCGCATCTGGGAACAGTCCCAGAAGGTGCCGGGCAATGGCCACTATGGTCACCGCCTGGCCATTGCGCCCGATGGAAACCTCATCATCACGTCCAGTGAGCGCCAGAAGTTCAGTCCGGCACAGAATATGGATATGAACCTTGGCAAAGTGATCCGCGTGACGACCGATGGCGCCCCGCTTGAGGATAATCCCTTCTACGGCAATGGCGGTGTCGCCGACACGATCTGGTCGCTAGGTCATCGCAACATGCTGGGCGTCGCCTTCGACGCGGATGGACAGCTCTGGGTGCATGAGATGGGCCCGGCTGGCGGCGATGAGCTTAACCTCATCCTCAAGGGCGAGAATTATGGCTACCCGATCGTCTCGAATGGCGAGCACTATAATGGCAAGCAGTTCTTCGGAAACCATGAGGATTTCCCGATCTATGAGAACCCGGCCGTGTCCTGGACGCCGGTGATCAGCCCGGCTGGCCTCATCATCTATGACGGCGACACCTTCGCTGACTGGCAGGGCGACGCCTTTATTGGCGGGCTGTCGTCCAAGGCGCTGGTGCGTGTCGAGTTCGAACAGACCCCGCTCGACAATCAGGGCGCTGGAGGCACCTCATCGACGATGGAGACCACAGCGAATGAGGCCGAGCGCTATGAGTGGGACAAGCGCATCCGTGAGGTCGAGCAAGGTCCGGACGGTGCGATCTATGTGCTGGAAGATGATCCGGGCGGCCGCCTTATCCGCCTGACACCGGGCGCTGCCGATTAA
- a CDS encoding FAD-dependent monooxygenase — protein sequence MSYDLIIVGGGIGGSAMAATMARAGKSVLLLEKSTEYEDRVRGEWIAPWGVAEVQRLGLYDLLMDAGGHHITSHVTYDESRAPEAAETTALPLGIFAANVPGPLTIGHPHHCQTLFDEAGRAGAETLRGVNVTGIELGAAPSVTFEHEGETRTEQARLIIGAEGRMSPTRKEAGIKLHQDKPHHWFAGLLVEGVEGWDETRQAIGTEGKFGFLAFPQGGDKVRVYGGYALEEKGRFAGEDGPRKFLESFRMNCAPGNEAIADGKPAGPLLSYFNNDSWTDEPFADGCVLIGDAAGWNDPINGLGLSITYRDVRMVSDVLKATPEGQAPDFSAYASERAERMRRLRFAGHLQAALDMEFGEDARARRKSYHERSAADQTLGLHGFAIMGGPESVPDEIFTDAHKERVLNG from the coding sequence ATGAGTTACGACCTGATTATCGTCGGTGGCGGCATCGGCGGATCTGCAATGGCGGCGACCATGGCGCGGGCAGGAAAGTCCGTGCTGCTTCTCGAAAAATCGACCGAATATGAAGACCGGGTCCGCGGCGAATGGATCGCGCCTTGGGGTGTCGCAGAAGTTCAGCGCCTCGGCCTCTATGACCTTCTGATGGACGCTGGCGGTCACCACATTACCAGTCACGTCACCTATGATGAGAGCCGGGCGCCGGAAGCAGCCGAGACGACCGCGCTTCCGCTCGGTATCTTCGCGGCAAACGTGCCGGGCCCTTTGACCATCGGCCATCCGCACCACTGCCAAACCCTGTTCGACGAAGCAGGCCGCGCGGGCGCTGAAACGCTGCGCGGCGTAAACGTCACGGGCATTGAGCTCGGCGCGGCTCCATCCGTGACGTTCGAGCATGAGGGTGAGACGCGGACCGAGCAGGCACGCCTCATCATTGGCGCCGAAGGCCGGATGTCGCCGACACGCAAGGAAGCGGGCATCAAGCTGCACCAGGACAAGCCGCATCACTGGTTTGCAGGCCTTCTGGTCGAAGGCGTCGAAGGCTGGGATGAGACCCGCCAGGCCATCGGCACCGAAGGCAAGTTCGGTTTTCTCGCTTTCCCCCAAGGCGGCGACAAGGTCCGCGTTTATGGCGGTTATGCGCTTGAGGAAAAGGGCCGCTTTGCCGGCGAGGATGGCCCGCGCAAATTCCTCGAAAGCTTCCGCATGAATTGCGCGCCCGGCAATGAGGCCATCGCCGACGGCAAGCCCGCCGGCCCGCTTCTGTCCTACTTCAACAATGACAGCTGGACCGATGAGCCATTTGCCGACGGCTGCGTGCTTATTGGTGATGCGGCGGGCTGGAACGACCCGATCAACGGGCTCGGCCTGTCCATCACCTACCGCGATGTGCGGATGGTTTCAGACGTCCTGAAAGCCACTCCAGAGGGTCAGGCGCCAGACTTCAGCGCGTATGCAAGCGAGCGCGCAGAGCGCATGCGGCGCCTGCGCTTTGCGGGCCACCTTCAGGCTGCTTTGGACATGGAGTTTGGCGAGGACGCCCGCGCACGCCGCAAGAGCTATCATGAGCGCAGCGCCGCCGACCAGACGCTGGGCCTGCACGGCTTTGCCATCATGGGCGGGCCGGAAAGCGTGCCCGACGAGATTTTCACCGACGCACACAAGGAAAGGGTTCTGAACGGATGA
- a CDS encoding nuclear transport factor 2 family protein, whose protein sequence is MSPMDIERFNADWLQAWTDKDVDRLVGFYSADTVYNDPQVPNGLEGRDALRAYLQTLFGSTPPMTYLPETVWAIQGGFCGRWYCDIGEGGSEGKMRGFDLVLLENSLIKHNEVYVHPLGEAANA, encoded by the coding sequence ATGAGCCCGATGGATATCGAACGCTTCAACGCCGACTGGCTGCAGGCCTGGACGGACAAGGATGTGGACCGGCTGGTCGGCTTCTACTCTGCCGACACCGTCTACAACGACCCGCAGGTGCCGAATGGCCTTGAGGGGCGCGATGCGCTGCGCGCGTACCTTCAGACGCTGTTCGGCTCCACCCCGCCAATGACCTATCTGCCGGAAACGGTCTGGGCCATTCAGGGCGGCTTTTGCGGGCGCTGGTATTGCGACATCGGCGAAGGCGGCAGCGAGGGCAAGATGCGCGGCTTTGACCTCGTCCTGCTCGAGAACAGCCTGATCAAGCACAACGAGGTTTACGTCCATCCGCTCGGCGAGGCCGCCAATGCCTGA
- a CDS encoding ecdysteroid 22-kinase family protein has protein sequence MPEIREWRDIDADWLTAALKDGGIDARVASFEAGKVGTGQIGDCVRFKLNYAEAAPDAPATMVGKFPSEGAESRATGIQLGNYLREVKFYQLLQPDARISTPHCYFTDVNEETHDFVLMMGDMAPAEQGDQLAGVSLEEAKLVLKEAAKLHSAYWEDDKLDEYSWVMGTTHAPDVLDPQVVAGLWDGFKARYGSRVTPEATKVGDALSRNMDKYGDSREGQKCLIHSDFRPDNMLFDLSNKAKPVTVVDWQSFGYGPGGADVGYFIAGAIDPATRQANENALVDLYLEELDRLGVSNYDRSDFLRHYVAGAYQHFFTAYFAAMLVTQTERGDNMFFRMLNGAVDLISDHDALDWYG, from the coding sequence ATGCCTGAGATCCGCGAATGGAGAGACATCGACGCCGACTGGCTGACAGCGGCGCTGAAGGATGGCGGGATTGATGCGCGCGTCGCCTCGTTCGAAGCTGGCAAGGTCGGCACTGGGCAGATTGGCGACTGCGTCCGCTTCAAGCTGAATTATGCTGAAGCGGCGCCCGACGCGCCCGCAACCATGGTCGGCAAGTTTCCGTCAGAGGGCGCCGAGAGCCGGGCGACCGGTATCCAGCTTGGCAACTATCTGCGGGAGGTGAAGTTCTACCAGCTTCTACAGCCAGACGCGCGAATCTCGACCCCACATTGCTATTTCACAGACGTGAATGAGGAGACGCATGACTTCGTCCTGATGATGGGTGACATGGCGCCCGCAGAACAGGGCGACCAGCTGGCGGGCGTCAGTCTGGAGGAAGCAAAGCTCGTCCTCAAGGAGGCCGCGAAGCTCCACTCTGCCTATTGGGAAGACGACAAGCTCGACGAGTATTCCTGGGTGATGGGCACGACACACGCCCCGGACGTACTGGACCCGCAGGTTGTCGCGGGCCTCTGGGACGGCTTCAAGGCGCGCTATGGTTCACGCGTGACGCCAGAGGCCACCAAGGTGGGCGATGCACTTTCGCGAAACATGGACAAGTATGGCGACAGCCGCGAAGGCCAGAAATGCCTGATCCACTCAGACTTCCGGCCAGACAACATGCTGTTCGACCTCTCCAACAAGGCCAAGCCGGTGACGGTGGTTGACTGGCAGAGCTTTGGCTATGGGCCGGGCGGCGCCGATGTCGGCTATTTCATCGCGGGCGCCATCGACCCCGCGACCCGCCAGGCCAATGAGAACGCGCTGGTGGACCTCTACCTAGAAGAGCTCGACCGGCTCGGCGTGTCCAACTATGACCGCAGTGATTTCCTGCGCCACTATGTGGCCGGGGCGTATCAGCATTTCTTCACGGCCTATTTCGCTGCCATGCTGGTCACGCAGACCGAGCGCGGCGACAATATGTTCTTCCGGATGTTGAACGGCGCGGTCGACCTGATTTCAGACCACGACGCGCTGGACTGGTATGGCTGA
- a CDS encoding acyl-CoA carboxylase subunit beta translates to MKDVIEALEAKREEARMGGGEGRIAKQHEKGKLTARERIILLLDEGSFEETDMFVEHRSHDFGMEEQRIPGDGVVTGYGTVNGRLVYVFSKDFTVFGGSLSLAQSEKIVKIQKAAARNGAPVVGIFDAGGARIQEGVDSLAGYADIFMENVLSSGVIPQISVIMGPCAGGDVYSPAMTDFIFMVKDTSYMYVTGPDVVKTVTNEEVTHESLGGASVHAKKSGVADGAFDNDIEALIQMRRLIDFLPLSNREEAPKRPSFDDPDRVEESLDTLIPDNPNTPYDMRELIEKTADEGDFFEISPDFGANILCGFGRMEGSTVGFVANQPMTLAGVLDIDSSRKAARFVRFCDCFNIPIVTFVDVPGFMPGTKQEYGGLIKHGAKLLFAYAEATVPKVTVITRKAYGGAYDVMSSKHLRGDMNYAWPTAEIAVMGAKGAVEIIFRKDIGDEKKIAEHTKMYEDNFANPYVAAKKGYIDDIIMPHSTRRRVCKALRTLRGKELENPWKKHDNIPL, encoded by the coding sequence ATGAAAGACGTCATCGAAGCGCTTGAGGCAAAACGCGAAGAGGCCCGCATGGGCGGCGGCGAAGGCCGCATCGCCAAGCAGCACGAAAAAGGCAAGCTCACCGCGCGTGAGCGGATCATCCTCCTGCTGGACGAAGGCAGCTTTGAGGAAACCGATATGTTCGTGGAGCACCGCTCCCACGACTTCGGCATGGAAGAACAGCGCATCCCGGGCGACGGCGTCGTCACCGGCTATGGCACGGTCAATGGCCGTCTCGTCTATGTCTTCTCAAAAGACTTCACCGTGTTCGGTGGCTCGCTGTCGCTGGCCCAGTCAGAAAAGATCGTGAAGATCCAGAAGGCTGCGGCCCGCAATGGCGCGCCTGTTGTCGGCATCTTCGATGCGGGCGGCGCACGTATCCAGGAAGGCGTCGATTCGCTTGCGGGCTATGCCGACATCTTCATGGAAAACGTCCTTTCCTCCGGCGTCATCCCGCAGATCTCCGTCATCATGGGCCCATGTGCTGGCGGCGACGTCTATTCGCCTGCCATGACCGACTTCATCTTCATGGTGAAGGACACCTCCTACATGTATGTGACCGGCCCGGACGTGGTGAAGACCGTCACGAATGAGGAAGTCACCCACGAATCCCTCGGCGGTGCGTCCGTCCATGCCAAGAAGTCCGGCGTTGCCGATGGCGCGTTCGACAATGACATCGAGGCGCTCATCCAGATGCGCCGCCTCATCGACTTCCTGCCGCTGTCAAACCGCGAGGAAGCGCCAAAGCGCCCAAGCTTCGATGATCCGGACCGTGTCGAGGAAAGCCTCGACACCCTCATCCCGGACAATCCGAACACGCCTTACGACATGCGTGAACTGATCGAGAAGACTGCCGATGAAGGCGACTTCTTCGAAATCAGCCCTGATTTCGGCGCCAACATCCTCTGCGGCTTTGGCCGTATGGAAGGCTCCACCGTCGGCTTCGTCGCCAACCAGCCGATGACGCTCGCCGGCGTCCTCGACATTGACAGCTCGCGCAAGGCGGCCCGTTTCGTGCGCTTCTGCGACTGTTTCAATATCCCAATCGTCACCTTTGTGGACGTGCCGGGCTTCATGCCGGGCACCAAGCAGGAATATGGCGGCCTCATCAAGCATGGCGCAAAGCTCCTCTTCGCCTATGCCGAAGCCACCGTCCCGAAAGTTACCGTCATCACCCGCAAGGCCTATGGCGGCGCCTATGACGTGATGAGCTCCAAGCACCTTCGCGGTGACATGAACTATGCCTGGCCAACCGCTGAAATCGCCGTGATGGGCGCCAAGGGCGCGGTGGAAATCATCTTCCGCAAGGATATTGGCGACGAGAAAAAAATCGCCGAGCACACCAAGATGTACGAAGACAACTTCGCGAACCCGTACGTGGCCGCGAAGAAGGGCTATATCGACGACATCATCATGCCGCACTCCACCCGCCGCCGCGTCTGCAAGGCGCTACGCACCCTACGCGGCAAGGAACTCGAGAACCCGTGGAAGAAGCACGATAATATTCCGCTTTGA
- a CDS encoding CrcB family protein, whose protein sequence is MNGFLYVALGGALGASLRHGAGLAAVRFGLSGWPWATFFVNLLGSLLMGLLIGWLAFKGESLGGGQGARLFLATGLLGGFTTFSAFSLEIAQYIQKDDWARAIAYAGLSVVAGLALVLIGMMIMRKVLA, encoded by the coding sequence ATGAACGGATTTCTTTATGTTGCTCTCGGCGGCGCGCTTGGCGCCAGCCTTCGCCACGGGGCGGGGCTCGCGGCTGTGCGCTTCGGGCTCAGCGGCTGGCCATGGGCAACTTTCTTCGTCAATCTGCTGGGCAGTCTGCTCATGGGCCTGCTCATTGGCTGGCTGGCTTTCAAGGGTGAAAGTCTTGGCGGCGGGCAGGGGGCGCGCCTGTTCCTGGCGACCGGTCTTTTGGGCGGCTTTACCACCTTCTCGGCTTTCTCGCTCGAGATCGCGCAATACATCCAGAAGGACGACTGGGCCCGCGCCATTGCCTATGCGGGCCTATCCGTTGTAGCGGGCCTCGCTCTTGTTCTCATAGGCATGATGATCATGCGGAAGGTACTGGCATGA
- a CDS encoding RluA family pseudouridine synthase → MNSQVINETVNPKEGGTRLDRWVKRRLNVTQGQLEKLLRSGQIRVDGSRAKANTRLEAGMVVRLPPLHQPTAAEKKARAANTASAKDEQFMREMVIYEDDDLFALNKPAGIAVQGGTKQGDRHIDGMLDILSDGEYRPKLVHRLDKETSGLLLIARHPASAAWLGDLFRSRDMEKVYWAVTVGAPKPPAGQVRCWMTKGEGSEGRERMVQCAQNDEGARHAITDYVTVSQAGQKAAWVALRPQTGRMHQLRFHMHELGTSILGDDKYMTRREVPQGVANGLHLHARALQIPRKNKKPLLLQAPLSGHMKRTFDTLGFLEQEAGKDPLELFI, encoded by the coding sequence ATGAACAGCCAAGTCATCAACGAAACCGTCAACCCGAAGGAAGGCGGCACGCGCCTCGATCGCTGGGTGAAGCGCCGCCTCAATGTCACGCAGGGGCAGCTCGAGAAGCTCTTGCGCTCGGGCCAGATCCGCGTCGACGGCTCACGCGCCAAGGCCAATACTCGCCTTGAGGCCGGCATGGTCGTCCGCCTGCCGCCGCTGCACCAGCCGACAGCAGCTGAGAAGAAAGCGCGCGCTGCAAATACGGCGTCGGCCAAGGATGAGCAGTTCATGCGCGAAATGGTCATCTATGAGGATGATGATCTGTTTGCGCTGAACAAGCCTGCCGGCATCGCCGTGCAGGGCGGCACCAAACAGGGCGACCGCCATATCGATGGCATGCTGGATATCCTGTCGGACGGGGAGTATCGCCCGAAACTCGTGCACCGCCTCGACAAGGAAACCTCCGGCCTTCTTCTGATTGCGCGCCACCCGGCATCTGCGGCCTGGCTGGGCGATCTTTTCCGCTCACGCGATATGGAAAAGGTCTACTGGGCCGTCACCGTCGGCGCGCCAAAACCACCTGCCGGTCAGGTACGGTGCTGGATGACCAAGGGCGAAGGCTCTGAAGGCCGCGAACGCATGGTTCAATGTGCCCAGAATGATGAGGGCGCGCGCCACGCGATTACCGATTACGTCACCGTCTCGCAGGCGGGCCAGAAAGCTGCCTGGGTCGCGCTTCGCCCGCAAACGGGCCGGATGCACCAGCTGCGCTTCCATATGCATGAGCTTGGCACCTCGATCCTCGGCGACGACAAATACATGACCCGCCGCGAAGTGCCCCAGGGCGTCGCCAATGGCTTGCACCTCCATGCGCGCGCGCTGCAGATCCCGCGCAAGAACAAGAAGCCGCTCCTGCTGCAGGCGCCTCTGTCCGGCCATATGAAACGGACTTTCGACACGCTTGGCTTCCTCGAACAGGAAGCAGGCAAGGACCCGCTGGAGCTGTTTATCTGA
- a CDS encoding ATPase: MTTRKPTPPNLPRRFYKEAAVSREGDKWAILLDGKPVRTPEKNHLATEHETLATLIAEEWAAQGGLIDPTTMPLTRLLNVSIDGAPGARDALADEVAKYTETDLVCHLADGPSELRARQEAGWGRWREWAGKKLDIVLVPVEGIIASPQPDASLKAARDHAASLDDLRLTALTWAMALYGSAVLALAVEQGELDALDAFDLSRIDETWQIEQWGEDEEAMDVVARRRADADAIGQLFAAIAR; this comes from the coding sequence ATGACGACGCGCAAGCCAACCCCGCCAAATCTGCCCCGTCGCTTCTATAAGGAGGCGGCGGTTTCGCGTGAGGGCGACAAATGGGCCATCCTGCTGGACGGCAAGCCCGTACGCACGCCTGAGAAGAACCACCTCGCGACCGAGCATGAGACGCTCGCCACCCTCATCGCAGAAGAATGGGCCGCGCAGGGCGGACTGATCGACCCGACCACCATGCCGCTGACGCGCTTGCTGAACGTCTCGATAGACGGCGCCCCCGGTGCGCGCGATGCTCTCGCCGATGAGGTCGCGAAATACACCGAAACCGACCTCGTTTGCCACCTTGCCGATGGGCCGAGCGAGCTGCGCGCCCGCCAGGAAGCAGGCTGGGGCCGTTGGCGCGAATGGGCGGGCAAGAAACTCGACATCGTGCTCGTCCCCGTCGAAGGCATCATCGCCTCACCGCAACCTGACGCCTCGCTCAAGGCCGCCCGCGACCATGCCGCGAGCCTTGATGATCTACGCCTCACCGCGCTGACCTGGGCGATGGCGCTCTATGGTTCGGCCGTCCTCGCGCTGGCGGTAGAGCAGGGCGAGCTTGATGCCCTCGACGCCTTCGACCTCTCCCGCATCGACGAGACCTGGCAGATCGAGCAGTGGGGCGAGGACGAAGAAGCCATGGACGTGGTCGCGCGCCGCCGCGCCGATGCCGACGCCATCGGGCAACTCTTCGCTGCCATTGCGCGTTAG